Genomic DNA from Vibrio sp. SNU_ST1:
CCAACAAACAACCGCTCGATTTACATCTATAAAACTAAAAATATTGCTCAAAGATAATATTAACAAACTTGATACTAAGAAGAGTTGCACTCTGTTATATCTGTCGTCACACAATACACCCCGCGAATGTGTCATAATGTTGAAATTAATGAATAATTTACAAGGAACGTCCATGACTGCAACGAACTATCTCAACCAATTGAACCAAAAGTATCTTGCGACTCATAAAGCGAAAGAAGACTTCTTTTGGGATACTTATATGGGGATCAGTGACGACCATGATGGCTCGACGCTCGCGCAGACCCAATGGACTGAATTTCTTAGCTCTGCCAAGCAAATTGCTGCTATCGAAACGCAACTAGCTACTATCGAAGAAATTCAAGACCCTCAAGAAAAAGAGAGCACACTTACTGGGCTAAATGGTTGGTTGGCGACCTTTAAATCTCATGCTATTGAGTCTGAGCAGTCACAAAAACTTAAGGCTGATCTCATCAAGTTTGAAGCCGATCTGTTTGAGAAAAAACAGAATCATGTAATGACTTACGTGAATGAAGCGGGCGAAGACACAGAAGGGTCGTTACCGGTTCTAGGTTCAACAGTAAGAACCAATAATAGTGAAAAAGTTAGGCTTTCAGCTCACCAAACACTACTAGGTTTAGAGCAGTGGCTGCTGGCTAACGGCTTCATTGAGCTCATCAAAAAACGTAATCAGTTTGCTCAGTCACTGGGCTTCAAAACCTTTTTTGATTATTCCGTCGTTAAAACCGAGCAGATGACAACTGAGCAACTGTTTACAATCTTGGATGATTTTGAAGCTCGCACGCGAGATAACCATCAAAAAAGCCTAGAAAGCTTAACTGAGAAAAAAGGTCCGAGTACTCTAGAAGCTCATAATTTCACCTACTCTTTCGCAGGTGACGTTATGAATGATCTCGACCCTTATGTTCCCTTTTCAAAGTCACTAAGACGCTGGGTTGAGTCTTTTGGTCGCCTTAATATTGAATACTCACAAGCAACACTTAAATTAGATCTACTCGATCGTAAAGGAAAGTATCCAAACGGTTTCTGTCATGGCCCTATCCCTTCTTTCTACGATCAAGGTGCTTGGGTAGCTGCACAGGTTAACTTCACAAGCAATGCCAAGCCCGACCAAATCGGCAGCGGATACGATGGTATAAACACGCTGTTTCACGAGGGCGGCCACGCTGCGCATTTCGCTAATGTTAAAATGAACGCGCCTTGTTTCTCTCAAGAGTTTGCACCAACATCGATGGCATATGCCGAAACTCAATCCATGTTCTGTGACAGCTTGTTGAATGACGCTGACTGGCTCAAACAATACGCCCTGAATGCGGAAGGCCAAGCAGTACCAGATGAGCTAATCAAAGCCATCATCGATAACAAACAACCTTTCCGAGCCTATCAAGAGCGAAGCATTCTTGTGGTCCCATACTTCGAACGAGCACTTTACGAATTGGCAGATGAAGACCTCACGCCTGAAAAGATCACTGCTCTTGCTCGTAGCAGCGAGAAAACGATTCTTGGTTTGGCTTGTAGCCCTCGCCCATTAATGGCGATCCCTCACCTATTGTCGGATGAAGCCTCTTGCGCATATCAGGGTTACTTATTAGCTCATATGGCCGTGTATCAAACTCGTGCATATTTCACCGATAAGTTTGGCTACTTAACGGATAACCCAGAGATCGGCCCTTTGTTAGCTAAGCACTATTGGCACCAAGGCAATAGCGTGAACCATAACGGGACAATCGAAAGCTTAACTGGGGAAGGTTTTAATGCCAAATACCTCGCTGACGAGTGTAATCTGTCACCAGAAGAAGCTTGGGCTATCGAAGAGCTAAAAATCAAACAACTGTCGACAAGAGAACGTGCGCCAGTCACTGATTTAAATGCGAAGATATCGATCGTTGATGGAGCGACAGAGTTGGCGAATAACGACAAATCAAATTCTCAAATGTGTGATGAGTTTGAGCACTTTATCGTAGAGCAATACGGCCGGTAGATTGTATGTGAGTCTCAGTGACAAAGACTCAAGCCTAAAACTCAAAAAGGACGATAGTTTATCGTCCTTTTTATTTACAGCTTTGGATCTACTTCATGACACCAGCCAAGCGAATTTTAGCATCAAGAACAATATCGACAGAATCAACACTTCTTAGTGATTTCCGATGGATACCACATACCTGCCCCGTCAGCACGATATAAAACTTTCCTGTTTTGAGTAAATTCCAAGCTTCATCAAGAGATCTAGCATAAACCTTATTCTTGAGATCTTGCGGACGGGTACCTGCAACTCTTCCATGTTTACGCGCCAATTCAAATAGCCCATTTCGATTCGGTTTACATGTAAACAGAGTGTCATTTCCGTAAATAACACCCTTGGCAGTAATGCTCTTAACCATTACATTCTCCAGATTATCATTCCACTCATAACACTGAGTGCCAAACCACATATCGGCTGGATCCTTAAACGGCAAAAAGAAGAGAACATGGTGTAACGACCGGGCATGCGATACACCAAAGTAATCAGATTTAAAGTTCTTAAGCTCTAAAAGCTATTAAGCTATTAAGCTATTAAGCTATTAAGAGCTTAGAAGTAGTAGTAAGCAGCTGCGAATACGTGTGTTTCTTCATCGTACTGTGCGCTAGTTGAACCAATACGAGCGCCATCGATATCTTGCTTGATTTCAATACCCATGTCAGCGTTGTCTGCAATACGGTACATTGCCGCGATGTTGATGTAAGAAGCATCTACGTCCGCTTGGCCATCAAGTTCATT
This window encodes:
- a CDS encoding M3 family metallopeptidase; protein product: MTATNYLNQLNQKYLATHKAKEDFFWDTYMGISDDHDGSTLAQTQWTEFLSSAKQIAAIETQLATIEEIQDPQEKESTLTGLNGWLATFKSHAIESEQSQKLKADLIKFEADLFEKKQNHVMTYVNEAGEDTEGSLPVLGSTVRTNNSEKVRLSAHQTLLGLEQWLLANGFIELIKKRNQFAQSLGFKTFFDYSVVKTEQMTTEQLFTILDDFEARTRDNHQKSLESLTEKKGPSTLEAHNFTYSFAGDVMNDLDPYVPFSKSLRRWVESFGRLNIEYSQATLKLDLLDRKGKYPNGFCHGPIPSFYDQGAWVAAQVNFTSNAKPDQIGSGYDGINTLFHEGGHAAHFANVKMNAPCFSQEFAPTSMAYAETQSMFCDSLLNDADWLKQYALNAEGQAVPDELIKAIIDNKQPFRAYQERSILVVPYFERALYELADEDLTPEKITALARSSEKTILGLACSPRPLMAIPHLLSDEASCAYQGYLLAHMAVYQTRAYFTDKFGYLTDNPEIGPLLAKHYWHQGNSVNHNGTIESLTGEGFNAKYLADECNLSPEEAWAIEELKIKQLSTRERAPVTDLNAKISIVDGATELANNDKSNSQMCDEFEHFIVEQYGR